One segment of Lytechinus variegatus isolate NC3 chromosome 13, Lvar_3.0, whole genome shotgun sequence DNA contains the following:
- the LOC121425899 gene encoding uncharacterized protein LOC121425899, translating to MAFKLSIILLGLSVTGLVVGRCPEPETLPYKVNTNKFLCARLYDYGHHDKLLSCTGGTWDVLNGETYPGRGCDGWNDRVSALVVRPGCTLTAYVNGHFNGPIMRYTGSKPHLGGWDNYMSSWSCSCPYTDAPLNCRPEDRVSSLKTCDNIKGDKMECVFSVQKGVVLGRSVTHGRSVSTSVEVSMGAVFKDIFSLGLSVSATTTHDWSRSQSSDFSRVVTHTVKCGVPKGRRLAVKQVVGVCGDTTVFTNEYRCEILTDETNEEGDIDEKTWTDGADEERVIDEKTWTDVTDEEANLTNDMPE from the exons ATGGCTTTCAAGCTAAGTATCATCCTGCTTGGACTGAGTGTCACTGGTCTTGTTGTTGGACGTTGCCCTGAACCCGAAACTCTCCCGTACAAAGTAAATACGAATAAATTCCTTTGTGCGCGCCTCTATGATTATGGTCACCATGACAAACTGTTATCATGCACTGGAGGCACGTGGGATGTTCTCAACGGGGAGACCTATCCGGGTAGAGGTTGTGATGGGTGGAATGACCGCGTTTCTGCGCTGGTTGTACGACCGGGTTGCACTTTGACTGCCTACGTAAACGGCCATTTTAACGGTCCTATTATGAGATATACCGGCAGTAAACCTCATCTTGGAGGTTGGGACAATTATATGTCTTCGTGGTCATGCAGTTGTCCCTACACTGACGCTCCGTTGAACTGTAGACCGGAAGATAGGGTTTCTTCGTTGAAAACTTGCGACAATATCAAGGGCGACAAAATGGAGTGCGTGTTTTCGGTACAGAAAGGCGTGGTTTTAGGAAGATCTGTTACTCATGGAAGGAGTGTGTCGACTTCCGTCGAGGTATCGATGGGAGCCGTATTTAAGGATATTTTCTCACTTGGGTTGTCGGTGTCCGCTACTACAACGCATGACTGGTCGAGGAGTCAGAGTAGTGACTTCAGCAGGGTCGTTACTCACACAGTTAAGTGTGGGGTTCCAAAAGGTCGTCGCCTGGCAGTGAAACAAGTCGTCGGCGTATGTGGGGACACAACAGTGTTCACCAATGAGTATCGATGTGAAA TTTTAACCGATGAGACCAATGAAGAGGGAGACATAGATGAAAAGACCTGGACAGATGGGGCCGATGAAGAGAGAGTCATAGATGAAAAGACCTGGACAGATGTGACCGATGAGGAAGCCAATCTGACAAATGATATGCCAGAATAG